In Streptomyces sp. NBC_00414, a single window of DNA contains:
- a CDS encoding ABC transporter permease: MRYALGAVLMCVPLVLALCGPLIAGGPGPRAASFTLGDGHWLGTDFVGRDVWRQVLLGGRPVVVVALTATALAYLVALPLGLISALTHRTWLEETLMRPLDVLLAVPSLLMILLVASVFSPGATGLALLVALVNIPDAARIVRAAAADVASRPAVEALRMQGESWWRIAVGHVGRSILRPLAADAGVRLTGVLYLVATAAFLGIGVAPDAADWAVMVDRNRTGLFVQPWAVVVPALLIVALTMGCNLLFDAVLGKGPRS, encoded by the coding sequence ATGCGCTACGCGCTCGGGGCCGTCCTGATGTGTGTGCCGCTCGTTCTCGCCCTGTGCGGGCCGCTGATCGCGGGAGGGCCGGGACCTCGGGCCGCCTCGTTCACACTCGGCGACGGGCACTGGCTGGGCACGGACTTCGTGGGCCGGGACGTGTGGCGGCAGGTGCTGCTGGGCGGCCGGCCCGTGGTGGTCGTCGCGCTCACGGCGACGGCGCTGGCGTACCTCGTGGCGCTGCCGCTCGGGTTGATCAGCGCGCTGACCCACAGAACCTGGCTGGAGGAGACACTGATGCGGCCGCTGGACGTGCTGCTGGCCGTGCCCTCCCTGCTGATGATCCTGCTGGTGGCCTCCGTGTTCTCACCCGGGGCGACCGGGCTCGCGCTGCTGGTGGCGCTCGTGAACATCCCGGACGCCGCGCGGATCGTCCGGGCCGCCGCCGCGGACGTGGCCTCGCGGCCGGCGGTGGAGGCGCTTCGGATGCAGGGCGAGTCGTGGTGGCGTATCGCCGTGGGCCATGTCGGGCGGTCGATCCTGCGCCCGCTCGCCGCCGACGCGGGGGTACGGCTGACCGGTGTCCTGTATCTGGTGGCCACGGCCGCGTTCCTGGGCATCGGGGTGGCACCGGACGCGGCCGACTGGGCGGTGATGGTGGACCGCAACCGGACGGGGCTGTTCGTGCAGCCCTGGGCCGTGGTCGTCCCGGCGCTGCTGATCGTGGCACTGACGATGGGCTGCAATCTGCTCTTCGACGCGGTACTCGGAAAGGGGCCGCGTTCATGA